In Gossypium arboreum isolate Shixiya-1 chromosome 6, ASM2569848v2, whole genome shotgun sequence, the following are encoded in one genomic region:
- the LOC108483940 gene encoding protein FAR1-RELATED SEQUENCE 6-like isoform X2: MEEVCLNSEPVFDMVDEYEVEGDCSAVEHDDETGSKHSKKEPPLPTIGLEFDSFDEAYDYYNIYAKEQGFGIRVSNSWFRTKKKERYRAKLSCSSAGFKKKSEANNPRPETRTGCPAMVVIRLVDSKRWRIVEVELEHNHQVSPQIKRFYKSHKKMILAARKARPPAEPVTEIHTIKLYRTAAMDAVSNGFSNVSEREGIHQPDHSKHLELKEGDAYAVYNFFCRMKLTNPNFFYLMDFDDDSRLKNVFWADARSRAAYGYFSDTVAIDTTCLTSKYELPLISFVGVNHHGQSVLLGCGFLGHKSVEYFVWIFRAWLKCMLGHQPQVIVTDQCKPLQIAVSEVFPKARHCFCLWYIMQRVPEKLGGLRGFEEIKRQLNKAVYNSLKIIEFETSWTEMIKKHGLGDNKWLQTLYEERKQWVPVYLKDTFFSGMIPIRENESLNAFFDGYVHKHTSFKEFVDKYDLALYRKHLKEATADVQSKNSSFELKTRCNFEVQLSKAYTKEIFDKFQSEVEGMYSCFNTRQVTANGPIVTYIVKERVEIEGNEKEACFERS, translated from the exons ATGGAAGAAGTTTGCCTCAATAGCGAGCCGGTATTTGATATGGTTGATGAGTATGAGGTTGAGGGAGACTGCAGTGCCGTGGAACATGATGATGAAACTGGTTCAAAACATTCAAAGAAAGAACCACCTCTGCCGACCATTGGTTTGGAGTTCGATTCTTTCGACGAAGCTTATGACTATTACAATATCTATGCTAAGGAACAGGGTTTTGGCATCAGAGTTAGCAATTCGTGGTTTAGAACCAAAAAGAAAGAGCGCTATAGAGCAAAACTTAGCTGCAGTAGTGCAGGTTTTAAGAAAAAGAGTGAAGCCAACAACCCGAGACCCGAAACAAGAACCGGTTGTCCTGCAATGGTAGTCATTAGGCTTGTGGACTCTAAAAGGTGGAGAATAGTTGAAGTCGAGCTTGAACACAATCACCAGGTGAGTCCACAGATCAAAAGGTTTTACAAGTCCCATAAGAAAATGATTCTTGCAGCCAGAAAGGCACGACCGCCAGCAGAACCTGTAACAGAAATACATACCATCAAGTTATATCGAACTGCTGCCATGGATGCTGTGTCTAATGGATTCTCAAATGTTTCTGAAAGAGAGGGTATTCATCAACCAGATCACTCTAAACATCTGGAACTTAAAGAGGGCGACGCATATGCTGTTTATAATTTCTTCTGTCGCATGAAGTTGACTAATCCGAATTTCTTTTACTTGATGGATTTTGATGACGACAGTCGGTTGAAGAATGTCTTCTGGGCAGATGCTAGGTCCAGGGCCGCTTATGGTTATTTTTCCGACACCGTTGCAATTGACACAACATGCTTGACAAGTAAATATGAACTACCCTTGATTTCTTTTGTCGGAGTGAACCATCACGGGCAATCAGTGTTATTGGGATGTGGCTTCCTTGGACACAAGTCAGTGGAGTACTTTGTCTGGATTTTTAGAGCATGGCTTAAATGCATGCTAGGGCACCAACCACAGGTTATTGTTACGGACCAGTGCAAACCCTTGCAAATTGCTGTTTCCGAGGTTTTCCCGAAGGCTCGTCATTGTTTTTGTTTGTGGTATATCATGCAGAGAGTTCCAGAGAAGTTGGGAGGATTGAGAGGATTTGAAGAAATCAAAAGGCAGTTGAATAAAGCTGTCTATAACTCCTTAAAGATAATCGAGTTCGAAACTTCCTGGACCGAAATGATCAAGAAGCACGGACTTGGCGATAACAAGTGGCTCCAAACTTTGTACGAAGAAAGGAAGCAATGGGTACCGGTTTACCTAAAGGATACATTTTTTTCCGGAATGATCCCAATTCGAGAAAACGAGAGTTTAAATGCATTTTTCGATGGTTATGTACATAAGCATACATCTTTCAAGGAATTTGTTGACAAGTATGATTTAGCTCTTTATAGGAAACACCTAAAAGAAGCCACAGCAGATGTGCAGTCAAAAAACTCAAGCTTTGAATTAAAAACAAGATGCAATTTCGAGGTCCAGCTCTCTAAAGCGTACACAAAAGAAATCTTCGATAAGTTCCAATCCGAAGTTGAGGGGATGTACTCTTGCTTCAACACAAGGCAGGTGACTGCAAACGGGCCAATAGTAACATACATTGTTAAAGAAAGAGTCGAAATCGAAGGAAATGAGAAGGAG GCATGCTTTGAACGTTCTTAA
- the LOC108483940 gene encoding protein FAR1-RELATED SEQUENCE 6-like isoform X1 has product MEEVCLNSEPVFDMVDEYEVEGDCSAVEHDDETGSKHSKKEPPLPTIGLEFDSFDEAYDYYNIYAKEQGFGIRVSNSWFRTKKKERYRAKLSCSSAGFKKKSEANNPRPETRTGCPAMVVIRLVDSKRWRIVEVELEHNHQVSPQIKRFYKSHKKMILAARKARPPAEPVTEIHTIKLYRTAAMDAVSNGFSNVSEREGIHQPDHSKHLELKEGDAYAVYNFFCRMKLTNPNFFYLMDFDDDSRLKNVFWADARSRAAYGYFSDTVAIDTTCLTSKYELPLISFVGVNHHGQSVLLGCGFLGHKSVEYFVWIFRAWLKCMLGHQPQVIVTDQCKPLQIAVSEVFPKARHCFCLWYIMQRVPEKLGGLRGFEEIKRQLNKAVYNSLKIIEFETSWTEMIKKHGLGDNKWLQTLYEERKQWVPVYLKDTFFSGMIPIRENESLNAFFDGYVHKHTSFKEFVDKYDLALYRKHLKEATADVQSKNSSFELKTRCNFEVQLSKAYTKEIFDKFQSEVEGMYSCFNTRQVTANGPIVTYIVKERVEIEGNEKEVRSYEVLFETNQVDIRCICSLFNYKGYLCRHALNVLNYNGVEEVPSRYILRRWCKDFKFQHVDRGSTDIDVYSPVDRQSHFHNYAVPIVEGGAQSEEQYKIALHELQELLNKFNLVDDSLV; this is encoded by the coding sequence ATGGAAGAAGTTTGCCTCAATAGCGAGCCGGTATTTGATATGGTTGATGAGTATGAGGTTGAGGGAGACTGCAGTGCCGTGGAACATGATGATGAAACTGGTTCAAAACATTCAAAGAAAGAACCACCTCTGCCGACCATTGGTTTGGAGTTCGATTCTTTCGACGAAGCTTATGACTATTACAATATCTATGCTAAGGAACAGGGTTTTGGCATCAGAGTTAGCAATTCGTGGTTTAGAACCAAAAAGAAAGAGCGCTATAGAGCAAAACTTAGCTGCAGTAGTGCAGGTTTTAAGAAAAAGAGTGAAGCCAACAACCCGAGACCCGAAACAAGAACCGGTTGTCCTGCAATGGTAGTCATTAGGCTTGTGGACTCTAAAAGGTGGAGAATAGTTGAAGTCGAGCTTGAACACAATCACCAGGTGAGTCCACAGATCAAAAGGTTTTACAAGTCCCATAAGAAAATGATTCTTGCAGCCAGAAAGGCACGACCGCCAGCAGAACCTGTAACAGAAATACATACCATCAAGTTATATCGAACTGCTGCCATGGATGCTGTGTCTAATGGATTCTCAAATGTTTCTGAAAGAGAGGGTATTCATCAACCAGATCACTCTAAACATCTGGAACTTAAAGAGGGCGACGCATATGCTGTTTATAATTTCTTCTGTCGCATGAAGTTGACTAATCCGAATTTCTTTTACTTGATGGATTTTGATGACGACAGTCGGTTGAAGAATGTCTTCTGGGCAGATGCTAGGTCCAGGGCCGCTTATGGTTATTTTTCCGACACCGTTGCAATTGACACAACATGCTTGACAAGTAAATATGAACTACCCTTGATTTCTTTTGTCGGAGTGAACCATCACGGGCAATCAGTGTTATTGGGATGTGGCTTCCTTGGACACAAGTCAGTGGAGTACTTTGTCTGGATTTTTAGAGCATGGCTTAAATGCATGCTAGGGCACCAACCACAGGTTATTGTTACGGACCAGTGCAAACCCTTGCAAATTGCTGTTTCCGAGGTTTTCCCGAAGGCTCGTCATTGTTTTTGTTTGTGGTATATCATGCAGAGAGTTCCAGAGAAGTTGGGAGGATTGAGAGGATTTGAAGAAATCAAAAGGCAGTTGAATAAAGCTGTCTATAACTCCTTAAAGATAATCGAGTTCGAAACTTCCTGGACCGAAATGATCAAGAAGCACGGACTTGGCGATAACAAGTGGCTCCAAACTTTGTACGAAGAAAGGAAGCAATGGGTACCGGTTTACCTAAAGGATACATTTTTTTCCGGAATGATCCCAATTCGAGAAAACGAGAGTTTAAATGCATTTTTCGATGGTTATGTACATAAGCATACATCTTTCAAGGAATTTGTTGACAAGTATGATTTAGCTCTTTATAGGAAACACCTAAAAGAAGCCACAGCAGATGTGCAGTCAAAAAACTCAAGCTTTGAATTAAAAACAAGATGCAATTTCGAGGTCCAGCTCTCTAAAGCGTACACAAAAGAAATCTTCGATAAGTTCCAATCCGAAGTTGAGGGGATGTACTCTTGCTTCAACACAAGGCAGGTGACTGCAAACGGGCCAATAGTAACATACATTGTTAAAGAAAGAGTCGAAATCGAAGGAAATGAGAAGGAGGTTAGGAGTTACGAAGTTTTGTTTGAGACTAATCAGGTCGATATCCGATGCATATGCAGTTTATTCAACTACAAAGGTTATTTATGCAGGCATGCTTTGAACGTTCTTAATTATAATGGTGTTGAAGAAGTTCCCTCGCGCTACATACTGCGTCGTTGGTGTAAAGATTTCAAGTTTCAGCAT